One genomic segment of Candidatus Binatus sp. includes these proteins:
- the dksA gene encoding RNA polymerase-binding protein DksA, with amino-acid sequence MRQRDLQLFRKLLEGRKRDILQESERAVGTMNHESEEACADPTDRAALESDRNFLLRMRDRERKLLSKISEAFARIEDGSYGQCEECGGEIGIERLRARPVTTLCIACKSAQEAREQKI; translated from the coding sequence GTGAGGCAAAGAGACCTCCAGCTCTTCAGAAAATTGCTCGAAGGCCGCAAACGCGACATTCTCCAGGAATCGGAGCGCGCGGTCGGCACCATGAACCACGAGTCGGAAGAGGCCTGCGCCGACCCGACCGATCGGGCCGCGCTCGAATCGGATCGCAATTTCCTGCTGCGGATGCGCGATCGCGAGCGCAAGTTGCTCAGCAAAATCAGCGAGGCATTCGCGCGAATCGAAGACGGCTCGTACGGACAATGCGAGGAATGCGGCGGCGAAATCGGGATCGAGCGGCTCAGGGCGCGCCCCGTCACCACGCTTTGCATCGCATGCAAATCCGCACAGGAAGCGCGCGAGCAGAAGATCTGA